Sequence from the [Clostridium] scindens genome:
GAAGTTACCGTCACATCAGAGACCTCCGGATAGCTTAGGCCTATGTATGCTTTTACATTCTGCGTGATGTAGTACATCAGGATGGATGAAACGTATATGTTCATCGCCCATGTAATTTGTTTTTGTTGTTTTGTCATCTTGTTTTCCTCTCTTTTCCCTTTCTTGGACATTTTTTCACTAGTCTGAAATGATAAGCATTCGCGAAGCTTACGTGTATTTGATAAAACCTTAACACTTTGTACCCTCATTATAATTTTGGCCCGGCGGAAAAGTCCAATATAGAAACTAGCGGCCCGCCATCGAAAATTTCTATCCTCAAAAAATGCACAAAAAAACAGGCTGGAAAACGATTTTTCCAACCTGCTTTTGTCTATCATTACCATATTCAGTACTTGTCAGAAGATAATATCCTTCAGCAGCGTATCGGACAATTCTCTAAAGTAATCCCTTACGAATGCGGTGATCTGAGACAGTTTCCGGTTGCACGGCCAGGTAAGGTATAAAGGCAGAACAGACTTAGGGCTGTCCAGCTTCACCTTCGTAAGATACCTTTCGTCCACCGGAACATCTGCTGAAAGCGCCAGCCCGTTTCCCGCGGATACGGACAACTGCTGGGAGGTCCAGTCGGATACGTAAGTCAGGCGAGGGGTCAGTCCTTCTTCCTTGAACATCTCCTTAATTGCAAGATCCATATTGCTGTTCGCATCGATAGCAATCAGTTTCTCATTCTCAATCTCTGACAAGGAAACAGACTCCTTTTGTGCCAGAGGGTGGCTCTTCGGGACGATCAGCACGATCCTGTGTCTGCCAATCAGCGCAGACTCGCACCCCGATCCAATGTTTCCCGCGGATATGACAAGATCGCATTCTCCCCGCAGGAGCAGTTCCCTTAGATCCGCCCAGTTATGGTACACTTCCGTCTCAAATTCAATCTGGCTGTCTGGATGATCTTCCTTAAATTGCTGTACAAGATACGGAATCACCGTGAATACAATGCTGAAGAAGAACCCTATCTTGACATTTCCACGCATAGGGCTTCTCATGCTGGCCACCTCGTTCTTGCCATCTTCCAGCATCTTGATTCCCGCTTCCGCATACGGAAGCAGCGCATGCCCAAACTCGGTCAGGTCAATCCTCTTATTGGGACGCCGGATAAAAAGCGGCGCTTCCAATTCGGCTTCCAACTCGCGGATTGCATAACTCAAACTTGACTGCGCGACGTACAGGTTGTTTGCGGCAGCAGTGAAATGCCTGGTCTTGGCAACCTCGCAGAAATATCTCAATTGTGTCAACGTCATATCTTGATCCCCCTCTGTTGTCGAGCATTTGTCAATTCCGGAAAGAAAGTATATACCAGCCGATACTGAGCAGAAGATAGCATACGCTCAATATAGCAATCAATATCAGCGAAATGCTGACTCCTTTAAGCAAAAATAAACCAACTAATCCGAAAATTACCATAACTCCCAAAATAAATGTTCCAATTATAACAGCTAAAACTATTTTTGCCCCTTTGCTCCCCTTATCATAAAAATATTGCGGCAAAAGGAAAAGGACTAAAATCAATCCGATATCAGCCCACATCCCCATGTCTCCAAATTGGTTTGAAGTACCGCCGGTTTGCGCAAGGGGAGATAAGGTTGCCAGCACGATTATCATACACCAGATCAATGCCAGGATGATCGTTAATACCGTTGTCTTTTTCATATAGTTACCCTCCATAATGTCTCATCGTTGCTATCTTTGATTCTCCTTTATTCTAGGAAAATGAAAGTCTCTATACAATAAGGAGGGCACTAACATACGGTATCCTGGCAAAAAAGGAAGGTAAACTCCTCTTCCACGCTATATTTATTCTCATAATAAATTATGGCAGGATCCATTGTCAATTCATTATTATGTGCTTTTAAATACCTATCACTTTATATTTATGCCTGGAATGCGGCAGAATCTTAGTTAATATATCTTCCGTCTTCACCTTCATATATCCTGTTGTCGTCCCGTCGCTGCAGCCATAATATTCGGAATCTGCAACTTCCTGGTCAAAAATCACCTGAATCGTCTTCTCCCAGTATTCCTTAAAGCCTCAGACGCGTATTACTACCTGGGATGACTATGCCATTATGTCCATGGTGGAAAATGGCCTCGGCATAAGTATGCTGCATCAGCTGATTCTAAAAAGAACTCCATATCATATTGTCACAAAGGAACTGGATGTACCTGCCAGCCGCAATATCTGTTTTGCGGTGAGGAATAGAAAAACTGCTTCTCTGGCCGTGCGTCGGTTCCTGGAATACCTGGAATACCGTTAATTCCCGTTATAATTAGAGAATCATCATCGCATGAAACACATTGAACAAATATCCTACAACAATAATCCCGACCGTGCAGATTGCGATAAACACCGCCAACAGCCTGGGCTTGACGGCTTTTCTAAGCATGATCATGGATGGCAGGCTTAATGTAGTGACTGCCATCATGAACGCAAGCACTGTCCCCAGCTGCGCCCCTTTAGAAAGCAGCGCTTCCGCAACCGGAATGGTGCCAAAAATATCGGCATACATGGGGATTCCAACCAAAGTGGCAAGGATTACTCCGAATGGATTATCGCTCCCCAGCACTGCTTCTATCAGATCCTGGGGAATCCAGTTGTGTATGAATGCTCCTATGGCTACGCCAATAAGGATGTAAGGAAATACCTTTTTAAAGGTGCCTGCTACTTGCTCCCTGGCAAACTGGATTCTGTCTTTCTTCGTGAGCGTTGGCGAATCGATATCCACATTTCCCGCCTGTGCAATGAAATCCTCCACATAACGTTCCATATGCATTCTTTCAATCAGCATTCCTCCAATAACTGCGATAGCCAAGCCAATTACCACATAAGAAACTGCGACTTTCGCTCCAAATATGCTCATCAGCAGTACAAGGCTTCCCAGATCCACCATCGGGGAGGAAATCAGGAAGGAAAACGTAACGCCCAGGGGCAGCCCAGCGCTGGTAAATCCAATGAACAGCGGTATGGATGAGCACGAGCAGAAAGGCGTCACCGTCCCCAGCAGCGCTGATACCACATTTGCACCAATGCCGTGGAAACGTCCCAATATTTTCTTGCTTCTCTCCGGCGGAAAATAACTCTGGATATAAGAAATGACAAAAATCAAAAAGCATAGCAATACCGTAATCTTGATCACATCATAGAGAAAGAACTGAATGCTCCCTCCAAGTCTTGCGTTAATGTCCATGCCTGCGCCAGCCAGCAGGCTGCCTATCATTTCCCCCAGCCATTCCATGCCAAGAATCTGATCCTGTATAAATAGCAGAACTGTTTTTAATATCTCCATGATTGTACCTCCAATTGTACCTCCAATTTTCATATCAACTTTTTTTGATGTATAGGGCTTTAGAAAAGCCATCTTCAGATGGCCTTTTCATAACCTTATGCCTCGCTATTCAAGTCGGGCGTCGTAAGCTTTGCCAGACGTTTTAAGGCGCGGTCTCTTCCTGAGGCGCTTAGCCTGTAATGCGTCCACTTTCCTTCCTGCCTGCTGTCCACAATGCCTGACTCGCATAATATCTTCATGTGATACGACAATGCGGACTGGCCTATGCCCATATCATCGATCAGAACGCAGGCACATTTCTCTCCGCTTCTTAACAGGCTTATAATCTTAAGCCGCTTTTCATCACATAGGGCCTTAAATATTTTTGCGTCTTCTGTATATTCCTTTTCCATAATCCGCCCTCACATCAATTTTTTTTGATGTATATATCCTACACCTTCTTACGAAACCTGTCAATAGTTATATCAACTTTTTTTGATATGAACTTAATGCCCAGCATTTTCATCATCCTTATCTTCTTTTAAGCAAATTGCTTCCTTACTCCATCACGGTCAGCAGTTCCTTGGGCCTGCATCTTACAATCACCAGAAAGGATAAGCCCGCTGACAATGCCACGATAAGCAGTCCCATCCCACCTGCCGCTAGAACGGCTGGTGGATTTAATTCCATATTCAACTGCACATCCACGTCTACCGCATCCATATCAATCGGGCGATCAAAAGAAAAACTCGTCTCTTCTTCTAAACGCTGCTCTGTCTTGACGACAGAATCATTGTACAGCCTTTTCCCAATCTGCCCGGCCAAAGGATAAGATACTCCTATGGAAAGACAGAACGCAAGCAGGAACACTGCCGCACATTCCAGAAAATGCTGCCAGAATATATTTTTCTTGGAGATCCCGAATGACATCAGTACTCCTGCCTCATGAATCCGATCCCGCTCCCAAAGAGCCAGAAGCAGGGACAACAGTACTATGCTGATTGCCATAATCAGCCATGACGCAAGGGAAGTTATGCCGCTTAGGCGCTCCAGAGGCTCCACGCTCTTTTGGTAAGCAGTATTATTCACAGTGAGTTTTAATGATTCCCAATTTATGCCTTTTAACTTCTCTGCCTGTTTTGTTATATTATCCAGATTCTTTGGATCTTTTGCAAAGAATGCTGCGCCTCCGTTGAAATCAATCTCCTTCTTCTCCTGAAGCGCGCTTCCTATAGCCTGGCTTGTTGCAGAATCAATAAAGATAAAGTTCGCCTGTAGGTCGCATTCCGGCGTATCCGCGCTGCTTCCTTCCGCCTGCATCTCCTCAAAGATACCCGCCACTTCCAATTGGAAAGTGGTTCCGGACGCACTGCTGCCCGGATTGTCATCTTCTGTTATAGCCACAGAAAATGAATCTCCTACCTCCAGAGAATTTATCTGGGCCAGTTCGCCGGAAACCAGCGCTTTCCCGACATCCGAAGGTGCTATGTGCCGTCCTTCCTGCAGATGAAATAGATCCAGCATAAAATACTCATTCAGCGCGCTGTCCGAATTCCCCAACAAACGGGCCATCTGGGCCTTGCTGTCCGCTTCCATTGAAAACTTTCCCGCCTTAAGCACGAGTTCCGGAACCGTCAAGTAGTAGGTCGCCATCGCATTATAAGCCTTAATGCCATCAATCTGCATCACCTGATCGATCAGAGACTGATCCACCGTCTGAAGGATGTCCATCTTCTGATAGTCGGTCGCAACCTTAAAGTATCCGCCAATCTCTTCCCTGAGTCTGGCTGCGGTTCCCTCTGACGCCTGGCTGATAGCCGTGTCCACAAGAACCAGCGTCATGATCGTCAAAAACAGCACCAACAGCAACACCATCTTCCCTGTTTTCCGTGTTACATAAAGAAATGCCCTGCGCCAAGCCTTCATATCTTTATTCCCCCTTCAATATGTCCCGCGGCCTTTGCCCGCTGATACGCAGATACGAGATGCTCACAGAAATCATCGTCACCAGAAGCATAACAAAAAATACCAGAACTATCGTCCCCGGCATCAGATCATATTTTAACGCCACTTGCTCCGTAGGGACTTTATTTACCTGTATTTCTGTCAGGTTATCATTTTTCACCTCATAGGGCTGATCGCCAATCGTTGCGTTCACTGATTTTGCCAAACCATTCCCCATCACGCCTGTCACCGGCTTTGCGAGCACTCCTGCCAGCAGAAATGCAGCCACGGCCACCAGGCAGCTTTCTAAGATGAACTGTGCCAATATTGCCTGCTTTTTTATCCCCAGCGACGATAGTATTCCAATCTCCCGCTTTCTGCCCCTTATCCACATGGTCAGAATCAAAGACAGGACGATCAGAAGGCCAATAGCCATGGCTGCTATCAGAATGGTGGACAGCGTTACCATCATATTCAACGGGCCTGCTGCCACCTTATAGTCATGGTCGTATTCCTTGAAGTCATAGTAGCTCCAGTCTACTCCGTCGATAGCCAATATCTTCTCTTTGACGGAATCCAGCATCAGCGGATCCTCCACAAAGACCGTCAGATTATCCAGCGTCTCATAACTTTCTTTGGCAAGCACCTGCCGGTTAATGTGCTTATTGAATTCAGATTGTGCCCAGTACCGCATTTCCCGATCCACAAATATGGCATTCGCCAATATGGCATCCTCCGAAGTCCATTCCGAAAGATCTTGCTGAAAGTTAATCTTAAAAATCCCTATAATTTCTGACCTAAAAGAATTTCCAAAACATTCTCCTGTCACAAAATCAAAATTGCGGGATTCTATCGCATCCCCGATGCCAAGTCCGTTTCTGCGCGCAAGTTCTTCTGATATGACGGCTTTTCCACTATCTTCCGCCTCAATATTGCGTCCCTCCACTAACTCCAGCGCTCCATTAATAAAGAAGGGATGCCACTTCCCCTCGTCCACCAGATAAAAGCCATTGACATGAGAATATACATCAAAGTTGTAAGCGTCCTCCTCTGACTGGCCCTCTGCATCTGTGCCATCCTCCGCCAAAGTGTCCGGACTATTCGAATAGCCTCCCGGATGGACATCCAGCCCGGTATAGAGCGTTTCATGTCCCATTTGCGTATAATAGCCCTGCACTCCATCTATCTGAAGAATTTCTTTAAGTTTTGAGCGCGTAAGCAATGGCACCTTTAAGGTTCGTACCATCTCCCCCTCCTCATTGGGAACCAGCTGATATATAGAATCTCCTGAAATGTCGGTTAACTGGAATACAACGCCCGTGGTTATGGACTTTCTCACGTCTTCCGCGGCTTTTGCCGCACTGGAACGGATCAGAACGCCCACCAGCATAAAAAGTCCCATAAGCAGCATAATCAGAAACAAGAGAAAACTTCTCGCCTTTTTTCTGGAGATATAAAGACATGCCCTTTTGAAAACGCCCATATCATTCCCTCCAATTGTAAAATTAGTCTAATAATCATTGCACGTCTGCCTTGCCTCTATTTTAGCATACTATCTGAATATAAGAAATAACTGCCGCAAGATGTTAATCGTCTCAAAATCAATATCCTTTTAATAAAGGGGGAATTAATCAGCAAAAGGGCATTAGTTTGCCCTTTTGCCCCATCACCACGTGCTTTTCTTTCTAATTCATGAATTAAATATTATTCTACCATGCAGCATTTTTAAACGTATTTCTGCGAGAGTTATTCTCACTGGTAAAAACCTTGGTATACTGAGTAGAACTGCTGCCGCAGGCTATGCAGGACATCGTGTTGCACGAGCAGCTTCCTATACAGGAGTCTGTCATGGCTTCAACCGTGGATTTCTTGTCTAAAAAGTTCTTTTTAAGTTTTTTCATATTCTCTGCCTCCTCCTTTTTATTATGAGATTTTATGCACATGGTGTCGGTAACTATTTTTTACATTCCAGCATCTCCATAAAAGCATCGCTTAACTTATCAACTCTGAAAATAGAATAATCATACCCTTTCAAAACTTCTGTGACCGGTATTTCTAATCTCCGCTCTAACTCATCAAATATATACAGAAAGTCAGCAGGATGAATATCCAGCTGTAAATTAAGCAGATTCACATTATCGGAATCCACATTGACCTTCGTTACTTCTCTGACAGTATTCTGAATTATACTTATTATCTCTTTTTTTGTATATTGCATATTGGCTCTCTCCTGACTATAGTGCATCTATATTTGACTGTAATTTTTCAATTATACGTTTTACGGAAGCATTTGCAGCATCCTTCTTCCATAAACAATAGATTGAATCATCGACACTGTCCTTTGTTGTATAATGCCGTTCCAGATACCCCTCATCCAGAAAGGAAAAGGTGAGTTCATTTTTAACCTCATCCTCTTCGAACGTATTCCTTCCAATATAGAAAACATCAACAGGAATTGAGAATCTTGTATTGGCGAAATCACAGATCTCTTTAACTGCGCTTCGATTGTTGATATTCATGTAATACATACATAAAGCCGCGCTGTCTATGCTTACCGCATTTCCAATAACCAAAGGATATTCGCTAAAATGATTTGTCTCTTTTACCTCAAATGCCGCTATCCCTTCCGGAATACCAATTAATAATACGTCTGGCTCTTCTAAAGTTATAAGATTATGAATAAAGTGATTATATTGGATAATCTTCTTTTCAAAGGAATAGTCATCTCTATACAAGAAGTCAGGCGTACTATAACTGTTAAATATGCAGCCAAGGTCATTCGAAGATACCCAGGTTGATTTATACCCTTCCTTTTCCAAATATGTGTTTATCAGTAATTGGGCTTCAAATTTGCCGCTGTTTTTTCCTGCCCCCGCTACCGCTATGACCGGAACGTCAATGGGGTACTTTCTATCAAAATACATTACCGGCTGCTCGATATCTAATCTAGGCTTTTTCTGCAATATTTGATATTTACCCTTGTAGCAGTCTAAAGATAATTCTTTTGCAATCTGTGGCATTATCCATACTTCTTTCCCAAGTTCAACAGCCTTGCCAATCACTTCATAATACTTGTCGTTCCTTAGGTCTCTATAATTATCTAATATCAGCAGCACATCGCCTTGATCCATTATCTCTTCCATCTGTCTGGAATTATGTAAAACAGCATTGATTCTATCTGTCATTATTGAATCCTCTTTAAAAGAGCAGACTCCATATAAACTGACGTCTTTTAATTCTCCCAGCCATTGAAGCAAGGTCTCTATATCCGGATGGTAAGGAAATATTACTATTTTTTTCATAATCGCAATCCCTCCTTGCTATCTGTATATCCAAACTCAGCCAGCACGCATTGCTCGTACAAGTCGAATTCCGTATCTTTTCTTCCTTTTTCACATTCAGCCATTTTATTCTTTTTGCTTGGATGATCGGCTCCATGAAATTCAATTTGATTAGAACATATAATGCATTGTCTTAAATTCCAGCATTCTTTACATTCTTCTTCCGTTATCTTCCCTATATTCAATAAATCTTTTACTCTTTTTAAATTAAATCCATCATTCACTGTGCCAATCTGATAATACTCCAGTTGCTCGTTCACCCTTTCACAGGGGAAAAGCGCACCGTCGCACCTTACAAATAGTCGCAATACCCCCGGCATGCAAGGCCCTCCATGGTGAATTACTGGTGGCAGCTCGAATCTGCCATGTAATGCTTTTCTCATTTTCATCACCTTATCTACCGAACTGGATGTCAGCTTGCTGACATATTCTTTGTCCAATTTTCCTGCCAGGTAGAATAATGTCTTGACATATTCAAATCTACGTATCTCAAAATAGGATTCTCCATATGGAATATCCTCTTTTAAATTCGTTGGAACCATCGTATTAAACATAATTGCTTTATCCCCGAGGATGTCGCTTGTCTTAAAATAGTCAAGCACGCATCCCAAATCCATGTAGGGGTTCACTGTAGTAAGTATGCTAATACGCCTTTTTTCAAATTCCGGGTACTTCTCCATCATTGTTTTTAAATTCTGGATCACAACATCAAAAGACCCCTCGCCATTTTTGAACTTCCGGCTGGCATTATGTTCTTCTTTCGAGCCATCCAGGCTAATACTTACATCAAAATCATGTTCTACTAAGAACTTCGCCACCTCACCCTTTAACAAGGTCGCATTTGTTGTGATATTGTATTGAATCCGTTTCCCCTCGCATCTTTCATTGGCATATTCCACGCATCTTCTGATAAGTTCGAATTCAAGCAAGGGCTCCCCTCCATAAAAGCCAATTACTACATCCGAAGTCTCTATGCTATGCTCAAGGAAAAAATCTATCGCCTTTCTCGCCACTTCAAAGTTCATCCTTTTATTGGCATGCGTACGGTTCCCATCATAGATTCCGGAATAAATGCAGTATTCGCATCGCAGGTTGCATTGCTGCGTTACCTGAAGGGTCAGTTGCTGCAACTTCTTTTCTGTGTGATGCTCTACAATATCCGTCTGCGGATGCCATATTTTCTCAACGACATTGGGCTTGAAAAGCCCCTCTTTTTGGTACTTGGCTATCACAGCGCTCTTTTCCGCCGCAAGTTCTGCCTTTTCTACTTTCCGCAGTTCATTGAACTCATCTTCATCAACAGCAATCACTGCATTCATATGCCTGTCATAAACGTAATTTTTTCTGTAGGTTCTAAATGTCCTAAAAATAATAGACTTCTCCATCAATTTCCTCCCACGTATTCTCTGATAAGTTTATCATTCTTCTCTGAATGCTCCCTAATTTTCTTACATTTATATATGTTTTAACACAATTATCCAACTATTCACAAGCCTTAATAGACAACTGCCGCTTTTTATGTATAACTAACGCTTACGATTGAAACTTGCATAAAAATAACGTCCGCATCTGCTTTTCCCTCGCAGATGCGGACGTTTATATCATCTTTTCTAAATTATTCTTTTATTACCTTCCCGTGACTCAGCCTGAACACTTCGTCTGCCTCCTTCGCCACTGCCTCTGAATGAGTAACGACTACCACGCAGCGGTTCAGCCTGTGGGCGTTATCCTTCAGGATCTCCGTAATCTCCGCTGCCGTGTCCTCATCCAGGTTCCCGGTGGGCTCATCAGCCAGGATGATCGGCGCCTGGCTTGCCAGCGCTCTTGCAATTGCCACTCTTTGCTGCTGCCCGCCAGACAGTTTCAGAACATTCCTTTTGGCCTCTTCCTCGCTGATTCCCAGACTGTCAAGCACCGGCATCGGTGCTTCCTTTGCCGTTAGCAGCACATTCTCCTTCGGTGTCATATACTCGATCAAATTATAATTCTGGAATACAAAGGCTACATGATGCTTCCGGTGATAGGCCAGCCCTTTCTTCTGAATATCCTCCCCTTCATAGAGTATCTGCCCGGCCTTTGGTTCATCCAGCCCGCCAATCAGGGATAGAAGCGTCGTCTTGCCGCAGCCGGATGGGCCGGATATGGCGTAGAACTTTCCCGGTTCCAGTTCCAGCTGGATCCCATCCAGCACCTTCTTATTCTCATAATAATAGTAACCTACGTCTCTTACCTCTAAAACTGCCATATCCATTCCTCCCTATTGATTAGTTGA
This genomic interval carries:
- a CDS encoding LysR family transcriptional regulator, with protein sequence MTLTQLRYFCEVAKTRHFTAAANNLYVAQSSLSYAIRELEAELEAPLFIRRPNKRIDLTEFGHALLPYAEAGIKMLEDGKNEVASMRSPMRGNVKIGFFFSIVFTVIPYLVQQFKEDHPDSQIEFETEVYHNWADLRELLLRGECDLVISAGNIGSGCESALIGRHRIVLIVPKSHPLAQKESVSLSEIENEKLIAIDANSNMDLAIKEMFKEEGLTPRLTYVSDWTSQQLSVSAGNGLALSADVPVDERYLTKVKLDSPKSVLPLYLTWPCNRKLSQITAFVRDYFRELSDTLLKDIIF
- a CDS encoding DUF5391 family protein gives rise to the protein MKKTTVLTIILALIWCMIIVLATLSPLAQTGGTSNQFGDMGMWADIGLILVLFLLPQYFYDKGSKGAKIVLAVIIGTFILGVMVIFGLVGLFLLKGVSISLILIAILSVCYLLLSIGWYILSFRN
- a CDS encoding LysR substrate-binding domain-containing protein, which gives rise to MSMVENGLGISMLHQLILKRTPYHIVTKELDVPASRNICFAVRNRKTASLAVRRFLEYLEYR
- a CDS encoding permease, which encodes MEILKTVLLFIQDQILGMEWLGEMIGSLLAGAGMDINARLGGSIQFFLYDVIKITVLLCFLIFVISYIQSYFPPERSKKILGRFHGIGANVVSALLGTVTPFCSCSSIPLFIGFTSAGLPLGVTFSFLISSPMVDLGSLVLLMSIFGAKVAVSYVVIGLAIAVIGGMLIERMHMERYVEDFIAQAGNVDIDSPTLTKKDRIQFAREQVAGTFKKVFPYILIGVAIGAFIHNWIPQDLIEAVLGSDNPFGVILATLVGIPMYADIFGTIPVAEALLSKGAQLGTVLAFMMAVTTLSLPSMIMLRKAVKPRLLAVFIAICTVGIIVVGYLFNVFHAMMIL
- a CDS encoding ArsR/SmtB family transcription factor: MEKEYTEDAKIFKALCDEKRLKIISLLRSGEKCACVLIDDMGIGQSALSYHMKILCESGIVDSRQEGKWTHYRLSASGRDRALKRLAKLTTPDLNSEA
- a CDS encoding ABC transporter permease — its product is MKAWRRAFLYVTRKTGKMVLLLVLFLTIMTLVLVDTAISQASEGTAARLREEIGGYFKVATDYQKMDILQTVDQSLIDQVMQIDGIKAYNAMATYYLTVPELVLKAGKFSMEADSKAQMARLLGNSDSALNEYFMLDLFHLQEGRHIAPSDVGKALVSGELAQINSLEVGDSFSVAITEDDNPGSSASGTTFQLEVAGIFEEMQAEGSSADTPECDLQANFIFIDSATSQAIGSALQEKKEIDFNGGAAFFAKDPKNLDNITKQAEKLKGINWESLKLTVNNTAYQKSVEPLERLSGITSLASWLIMAISIVLLSLLLALWERDRIHEAGVLMSFGISKKNIFWQHFLECAAVFLLAFCLSIGVSYPLAGQIGKRLYNDSVVKTEQRLEEETSFSFDRPIDMDAVDVDVQLNMELNPPAVLAAGGMGLLIVALSAGLSFLVIVRCRPKELLTVME
- a CDS encoding ABC transporter permease — translated: MGVFKRACLYISRKKARSFLLFLIMLLMGLFMLVGVLIRSSAAKAAEDVRKSITTGVVFQLTDISGDSIYQLVPNEEGEMVRTLKVPLLTRSKLKEILQIDGVQGYYTQMGHETLYTGLDVHPGGYSNSPDTLAEDGTDAEGQSEEDAYNFDVYSHVNGFYLVDEGKWHPFFINGALELVEGRNIEAEDSGKAVISEELARRNGLGIGDAIESRNFDFVTGECFGNSFRSEIIGIFKINFQQDLSEWTSEDAILANAIFVDREMRYWAQSEFNKHINRQVLAKESYETLDNLTVFVEDPLMLDSVKEKILAIDGVDWSYYDFKEYDHDYKVAAGPLNMMVTLSTILIAAMAIGLLIVLSLILTMWIRGRKREIGILSSLGIKKQAILAQFILESCLVAVAAFLLAGVLAKPVTGVMGNGLAKSVNATIGDQPYEVKNDNLTEIQVNKVPTEQVALKYDLMPGTIVLVFFVMLLVTMISVSISYLRISGQRPRDILKGE
- the ccpM gene encoding Cys-rich peptide radical SAM maturase CcpM → MEKSIIFRTFRTYRKNYVYDRHMNAVIAVDEDEFNELRKVEKAELAAEKSAVIAKYQKEGLFKPNVVEKIWHPQTDIVEHHTEKKLQQLTLQVTQQCNLRCEYCIYSGIYDGNRTHANKRMNFEVARKAIDFFLEHSIETSDVVIGFYGGEPLLEFELIRRCVEYANERCEGKRIQYNITTNATLLKGEVAKFLVEHDFDVSISLDGSKEEHNASRKFKNGEGSFDVVIQNLKTMMEKYPEFEKRRISILTTVNPYMDLGCVLDYFKTSDILGDKAIMFNTMVPTNLKEDIPYGESYFEIRRFEYVKTLFYLAGKLDKEYVSKLTSSSVDKVMKMRKALHGRFELPPVIHHGGPCMPGVLRLFVRCDGALFPCERVNEQLEYYQIGTVNDGFNLKRVKDLLNIGKITEEECKECWNLRQCIICSNQIEFHGADHPSKKNKMAECEKGRKDTEFDLYEQCVLAEFGYTDSKEGLRL
- a CDS encoding ABC transporter ATP-binding protein; its protein translation is MAVLEVRDVGYYYYENKKVLDGIQLELEPGKFYAISGPSGCGKTTLLSLIGGLDEPKAGQILYEGEDIQKKGLAYHRKHHVAFVFQNYNLIEYMTPKENVLLTAKEAPMPVLDSLGISEEEAKRNVLKLSGGQQQRVAIARALASQAPIILADEPTGNLDEDTAAEITEILKDNAHRLNRCVVVVTHSEAVAKEADEVFRLSHGKVIKE